One bacterium HR17 genomic region harbors:
- the ubiG gene encoding Ubiquinone biosynthesis O-methyltransferase, translated as MRVFSCPTPDEMGKFAGVVGAFPQIWQGKVLDVGCRSGNLAKVLTEMNSNVHYVGLDLRPPANVVGNLEAGLPFQDKAFDVVVALDVLEHTDDIYKAFSELCRCARRFVVITLPNIYELRGRLKFLIGKRLSGKYGLPPEPPADRHRWIFSLNEAQTFVNFRAQCCGFKVAQEGCLIGPRRALIVRALVSYLSELFCPTYLALLERV; from the coding sequence ATGAGAGTGTTCTCATGTCCTACGCCGGATGAAATGGGAAAATTTGCTGGAGTCGTCGGGGCATTTCCCCAGATTTGGCAGGGGAAAGTATTGGACGTTGGATGTCGGTCTGGTAATTTGGCGAAGGTTCTAACAGAGATGAACTCTAACGTCCATTATGTGGGATTAGACCTACGCCCCCCAGCAAATGTTGTTGGCAACTTAGAAGCGGGTTTGCCCTTCCAAGATAAAGCATTTGATGTGGTCGTTGCTCTGGATGTGCTAGAGCATACGGACGATATTTACAAAGCGTTCAGTGAATTGTGTAGGTGTGCTCGGCGATTTGTGGTTATCACTTTGCCAAACATATATGAACTGAGAGGTAGGTTGAAATTCCTGATAGGCAAGCGGCTGTCGGGCAAATACGGTCTTCCGCCTGAACCGCCTGCGGACCGGCACCGATGGATTTTTTCGTTAAACGAGGCGCAGACTTTCGTGAACTTTAGAGCACAATGTTGTGGCTTCAAGGTCGCTCAGGAAGGTTGCCTGATCGGACCGCGGCGTGCTCTCATAGTTCGCGCGCTTGTCAGTTATCTGTCAGAGTTATTCTGCCCCACATATTTAGCCCTACTGGAACGCGTATGA
- the kanE_4 gene encoding Alpha-D-kanosaminyltransferase, which produces MQGKKCLFLVANFPHTADISQPEVLDFVRRKFERDFPWLLVDDYKVVLSGLGKRWHGIRAQHNIISHAGWRASGWIPLDAVLAWLTHFLDAFKASRRALVISIASTPEAGLGIAIARLLYKGRVRLVVRVIGHTASKALYVHGLRWRFRILERIEAFVLRQADLVVPMGQFTTELALNKGADPAKIVVLPFPVRWADSARVEPLALEPYVLFVGRLEKEKGVHILLEAMKTVLQRVPSARLLIAGDGSYRRELEAQVECLGLTESALFFGWLGPEELQQLYRKARVLVLPSILEEGLGMVLVEAGLMGRPVIGSDLGGIRDIIQHGYNGFLVPPGDAKALAETILEILQDAELACRMGLANMEVARAYLRARDKALEQVRLAIMKWLESR; this is translated from the coding sequence ATGCAGGGTAAAAAGTGCCTATTCTTGGTAGCGAACTTTCCCCACACAGCGGACATTAGTCAACCCGAAGTTTTGGATTTTGTGCGGCGGAAATTTGAGCGCGATTTTCCGTGGTTACTTGTTGACGATTATAAGGTTGTCCTATCCGGGTTAGGGAAGAGATGGCATGGCATACGTGCTCAGCATAACATTATAAGTCACGCGGGTTGGCGTGCCAGCGGATGGATACCTTTGGATGCTGTTCTGGCTTGGCTGACCCACTTCTTGGATGCTTTTAAGGCTTCACGCCGAGCGTTGGTTATCAGTATTGCATCTACTCCGGAGGCCGGCTTGGGTATCGCGATAGCGCGATTGCTTTATAAAGGACGGGTCCGGTTAGTCGTAAGGGTCATAGGTCACACTGCAAGCAAGGCTTTGTATGTCCATGGGTTAAGATGGCGATTCCGTATCCTTGAACGAATTGAGGCATTCGTGCTTCGCCAAGCAGATTTAGTAGTGCCGATGGGGCAGTTCACAACGGAACTTGCCCTGAACAAGGGGGCAGATCCGGCAAAAATTGTGGTCCTACCGTTTCCCGTGCGCTGGGCAGACAGCGCAAGGGTCGAGCCACTTGCCCTTGAACCTTATGTGCTGTTCGTTGGGCGCTTAGAAAAGGAAAAGGGTGTGCATATTCTGTTGGAGGCGATGAAAACCGTCCTCCAGAGAGTACCGTCAGCCCGATTGTTGATAGCGGGGGATGGTTCATATCGGCGAGAGCTGGAGGCGCAGGTGGAATGCCTGGGCCTTACGGAAAGTGCTTTGTTCTTCGGATGGTTAGGCCCAGAGGAGCTTCAGCAACTATATCGCAAGGCACGAGTGCTCGTATTACCATCCATTTTGGAAGAAGGTTTGGGGATGGTTCTGGTGGAGGCAGGGTTGATGGGACGCCCTGTAATTGGTTCAGACCTTGGAGGTATTCGAGATATCATCCAGCACGGATACAACGGTTTTTTAGTGCCCCCTGGGGATGCAAAGGCACTGGCGGAGACAATCTTGGAAATCCTACAAGATGCGGAGCTCGCCTGCAGGATGGGCTTGGCGAACATGGAAGTTGCCCGTGCTTACCTAAGAGCAAGAGATAAGGCATTAGAGCAAGTGCGCTTAGCGATAATGAAGTGGCTCGAGTCTAGATGA
- the bshA_3 gene encoding N-acetyl-alpha-D-glucosaminyl L-malate synthase, whose translation MRLPILVTTGIFPPDIGGPATYVPAIAKALTERGHIVTVLTTSEPEHLRWDDSVHPFPVIRMNRRQKVWRRLPNYVAQILRYGRTADVIYANGIYFETALANKFLRKPLVMKVVGDEAWERSVRKGWTKDGFEDFQRNRQPWQAELLKRLRSWYVRQANKIIVPSQYLARWVAHWGVSKERIVVIYNAVEPMDGVKPLTVPLKTSVKAITVGRLVPWKRIDQLLEALVQVPELGLIVVGEGPERMRLEALAERLGVSERVYFAGSRSKVETHSLMAACDFFVLNSTYEGLPHVVLEAMTLGLPVVATAVGGTPEIVKDGETGILVLPEGGDLVRALRRLVEDPEGRKDMAHAGWDWVERRFSINQMLNQTETLLVETMARDGQNGQTNTLKKS comes from the coding sequence ATGCGATTGCCCATATTGGTAACGACGGGTATTTTTCCTCCCGACATCGGCGGTCCTGCAACTTATGTGCCTGCTATCGCCAAAGCACTGACAGAGCGGGGACACATAGTCACTGTGCTGACGACCAGCGAACCTGAGCACTTGCGATGGGACGACAGCGTTCATCCGTTCCCTGTTATTCGGATGAACCGACGCCAGAAAGTTTGGAGGCGCTTGCCTAATTATGTGGCTCAAATTTTGCGATATGGACGAACTGCCGATGTCATTTACGCTAACGGCATTTACTTTGAGACTGCGCTTGCCAACAAATTTTTGCGCAAGCCTTTGGTCATGAAGGTTGTCGGTGATGAAGCGTGGGAACGGAGCGTGCGAAAGGGCTGGACAAAAGACGGTTTTGAAGACTTCCAGCGCAACCGGCAGCCATGGCAGGCAGAACTACTGAAAAGACTTCGGTCGTGGTATGTGAGACAAGCAAATAAGATCATTGTTCCCAGCCAATATCTTGCCCGTTGGGTAGCACATTGGGGTGTTTCTAAGGAACGCATCGTAGTTATCTACAACGCTGTAGAACCTATGGATGGCGTAAAGCCGCTGACTGTTCCCTTAAAGACCTCTGTCAAGGCCATCACTGTGGGGCGATTGGTTCCTTGGAAGCGAATAGACCAACTTCTTGAAGCGTTAGTCCAAGTGCCTGAATTAGGTCTTATAGTGGTTGGCGAAGGACCCGAACGAATGCGTTTGGAAGCCCTTGCTGAAAGGCTTGGAGTGTCCGAACGGGTTTACTTTGCCGGATCTCGGAGCAAGGTAGAAACCCATAGTCTTATGGCTGCCTGTGATTTTTTTGTGCTCAATTCCACTTATGAGGGACTACCCCACGTGGTGCTGGAGGCGATGACATTGGGATTGCCTGTGGTCGCTACTGCTGTTGGTGGAACTCCTGAGATAGTAAAAGATGGTGAGACGGGAATTTTGGTGCTACCTGAAGGTGGTGATCTCGTAAGAGCCTTGCGCCGGTTAGTGGAGGACCCTGAGGGTCGCAAAGACATGGCTCACGCAGGGTGGGATTGGGTTGAAAGACGGTTCAGCATTAATCAAATGCTAAACCAGACAGAGACCTTATTGGTTGAGACAATGGCACGGGACGGTCAAAATGGACAAACTAACACTCTTAAAAAATCTTGA
- the rimI gene encoding N-alpha-acetyltransferase RimI gives MFQKLLGLLGLAKEERKGASWREPQGELRIRPMTFDDLDAVAQIERMCFGWGAWSKGAFASELKRGQDSCFMVATVGDVVVGFAGWRRELNEAHVANIAVHPQMQGRKIGELLLRAILEEAVRRGINISLLEVRKSNTVAQNLYRKYGYEVIGVRRGYYQFPLEDGLVMKLTDIRSALQRVPPPKASVAKP, from the coding sequence ATGTTCCAAAAGCTACTCGGATTGCTAGGTCTGGCAAAAGAGGAGCGCAAGGGCGCCAGTTGGCGCGAGCCGCAGGGCGAGTTGCGTATCCGTCCGATGACCTTTGACGACTTGGACGCGGTCGCGCAGATTGAGCGGATGTGTTTTGGTTGGGGGGCATGGTCAAAAGGCGCGTTCGCCTCGGAACTCAAACGAGGGCAGGACAGTTGCTTTATGGTCGCTACTGTCGGTGATGTCGTCGTCGGGTTTGCGGGATGGCGGCGGGAACTCAACGAAGCCCATGTCGCTAACATTGCCGTGCACCCTCAAATGCAAGGACGCAAAATCGGTGAACTGTTACTGCGGGCGATTTTGGAGGAAGCGGTGCGACGAGGCATCAATATCTCGCTGCTAGAAGTGCGCAAAAGCAACACCGTCGCGCAAAATCTTTATCGCAAATATGGCTACGAAGTCATCGGCGTCCGCCGAGGCTACTATCAGTTTCCGTTAGAAGACGGCTTGGTCATGAAATTGACCGACATCCGTTCGGCGCTGCAACGGGTGCCACCGCCGAAAGCCTCTGTCGCAAAACCGTGA
- the ftsY gene encoding Signal recognition particle receptor FtsY has protein sequence MRFLRALVQRFTQIFQRPQREVDDAFLDELEEALILADVGVATTEKLMAPIRDGVRRNALRTAAEVQEALVNAIVALLGDDHTLRFAPAPPTVWLFVGINGTGKTTTVAKFARWAQRQGRKPLLVAADTFRAAAIDQLKVWGDRLRVPVIAHQMGADPAAVAFDGVQAAKARGHDLVLIDTAGRMHTKFNLLEEMRKIFRSVTKVLEREPDEVLLVLDGTAGQNAIAQAERFRQAVPVTGIVVTKLDGTAKGGAVLAIRDQLGLPIKAVGVGETADDLELFDPTAFARALVGFEPDIHGSA, from the coding sequence GTGCGGTTTTTGCGCGCCCTTGTCCAGCGGTTCACGCAAATTTTTCAGCGCCCGCAGCGGGAAGTGGACGACGCCTTTTTGGACGAACTAGAGGAAGCTCTCATCCTCGCCGATGTCGGCGTGGCGACGACAGAAAAGCTGATGGCGCCTATCCGCGACGGTGTCCGGCGCAACGCCCTGCGGACGGCGGCGGAGGTGCAAGAAGCGTTGGTCAACGCCATCGTCGCCCTGTTGGGCGATGACCACACTTTGCGGTTTGCCCCAGCGCCGCCGACGGTGTGGCTGTTCGTCGGTATCAATGGGACGGGCAAGACAACGACCGTCGCTAAGTTTGCCCGATGGGCGCAACGGCAGGGGCGCAAACCGCTGCTTGTCGCCGCCGACACTTTTCGCGCAGCCGCCATTGATCAACTGAAAGTGTGGGGCGATCGGTTGCGCGTGCCGGTCATCGCCCACCAGATGGGCGCCGACCCAGCGGCGGTCGCCTTTGACGGCGTGCAGGCAGCAAAAGCCCGCGGGCACGACCTCGTCCTCATTGACACCGCCGGCCGCATGCACACCAAGTTCAACCTGCTGGAAGAAATGCGCAAAATCTTTCGGTCGGTGACCAAAGTGCTGGAACGCGAACCGGATGAAGTGCTATTGGTGCTGGATGGGACGGCAGGGCAAAACGCCATCGCACAAGCGGAGCGGTTTCGGCAAGCGGTGCCCGTCACCGGCATCGTCGTCACCAAACTGGACGGGACGGCGAAGGGCGGTGCGGTCCTCGCTATCCGCGACCAATTGGGTCTGCCCATCAAAGCCGTCGGTGTCGGCGAAACAGCCGACGATTTGGAGTTGTTTGACCCGACCGCTTTCGCCCGCGCTTTGGTCGGATTTGAACCGGACATCCACGGTTCGGCTTAG
- the gci gene encoding D-galactarolactone cycloisomerase — protein sequence MRITEVETLYLRLPQVEAKESGVQDALIVRVHTDDGIVGIGEVDSAPAVVHAIVHAPFSHSLACGLRELLLGEDPLERERLWRKLYAGSYYFGRRSAVIHALSGIDLALWDIAGKFFGVPVHRLLGATYRDRVRAYASVLFPATPEATKEKAEQLRAMGWTAMKFGWGGFGKDEHTDLALVRALRDGTDEQCAVMVDVGMRWDVPTALKMTQRLAEFHLVWLEEPLPADHLEGYATLTRYSPVRIAAGEEATTRYEFRDLIERGGINVAQPDLSRCGGLTEAWRIAVLAEMQGRWVVPHSFSTGILLAASLHFVAALPPEWAPFVEFPMEPSPLVTELVEPPIGLQPDGTVKVPEGVGWGVTLNEQTLERFRVL from the coding sequence GTGCGGATCACCGAAGTAGAAACGCTTTACCTGCGGTTGCCCCAAGTGGAAGCGAAAGAGAGTGGCGTTCAAGATGCCCTTATCGTGCGGGTGCACACAGATGACGGCATCGTCGGCATCGGAGAAGTGGATTCAGCGCCAGCGGTCGTTCACGCCATCGTCCACGCGCCTTTTTCCCATTCGTTAGCGTGCGGGTTGCGTGAGTTGCTGCTTGGCGAAGACCCGTTGGAGCGGGAACGGTTGTGGCGCAAACTTTACGCAGGCAGTTACTACTTCGGGCGTCGCAGCGCGGTCATTCACGCGCTCAGCGGGATTGACCTTGCCCTTTGGGACATCGCCGGCAAATTTTTCGGCGTTCCTGTCCATCGGCTTTTGGGGGCGACTTATCGCGACCGTGTGCGGGCTTATGCGTCCGTGTTGTTTCCCGCAACGCCTGAGGCGACGAAGGAAAAAGCCGAACAGTTGCGGGCAATGGGATGGACAGCGATGAAGTTTGGCTGGGGCGGGTTCGGAAAAGACGAGCACACTGACCTTGCGCTGGTGCGAGCGTTGCGGGACGGCACCGACGAGCAATGCGCGGTGATGGTGGATGTCGGGATGCGATGGGATGTGCCGACCGCCCTCAAGATGACCCAACGGTTGGCGGAATTTCACCTCGTGTGGCTGGAAGAACCGCTGCCTGCCGACCATCTGGAGGGTTACGCGACCTTGACCCGTTACAGCCCTGTGCGGATTGCTGCGGGTGAGGAAGCGACGACCCGTTACGAGTTTCGTGACCTGATAGAACGAGGTGGCATTAATGTCGCGCAACCCGATTTGTCCCGCTGTGGTGGGTTGACGGAAGCATGGAGAATTGCTGTGCTCGCGGAGATGCAAGGGCGATGGGTTGTCCCACACAGTTTTTCCACGGGCATTTTGTTGGCTGCCAGTTTGCACTTTGTCGCCGCTTTACCGCCCGAGTGGGCACCGTTTGTGGAGTTCCCGATGGAGCCGTCCCCTTTGGTCACCGAGTTGGTGGAACCTCCTATAGGGTTGCAACCGGACGGGACAGTGAAGGTGCCAGAAGGGGTGGGATGGGGCGTCACCCTGAACGAGCAAACCCTTGAGCGTTTTCGCGTTCTGTAA
- the mcbR gene encoding HTH-type transcriptional regulator McbR translates to MAQQGLLSRQIYEQIRARILRREFAPGMKVTYRQLAEQLGVSRVPIGEAIRQLEREGFIVCTPRGIYINHLTVRDVEEVFDMREMLEGLSCRLFVAVATPADLELLKGYADEWERLLDKGRFDLAQEVNVRFHAHIAKRTPYPYLAQVIETLLLRARMIGVKTFGDKKGDWHRERWGHYAILDAIAAKDPERAETVMRQHIRFGKEDIITAMLKEGLK, encoded by the coding sequence GTGGCGCAACAGGGTTTGCTGAGCCGTCAAATCTACGAGCAGATTCGCGCCCGCATTCTGCGGCGGGAATTTGCACCGGGCATGAAAGTGACTTATCGGCAACTGGCGGAGCAATTGGGTGTCAGCCGCGTCCCTATCGGGGAAGCCATCCGCCAGTTAGAGCGGGAGGGGTTCATCGTTTGCACGCCCCGCGGCATTTACATCAATCACCTGACCGTCCGCGATGTGGAAGAGGTTTTTGATATGCGGGAAATGCTGGAGGGGTTGAGTTGTCGCTTGTTCGTGGCGGTTGCGACCCCTGCCGACTTAGAGTTGCTGAAAGGTTATGCCGACGAGTGGGAGCGGTTGTTGGACAAGGGGCGCTTTGACTTAGCCCAAGAGGTCAATGTCCGCTTCCATGCCCACATCGCCAAGCGGACGCCTTATCCCTATCTGGCGCAAGTCATTGAGACGCTATTGCTACGGGCGCGGATGATCGGTGTAAAAACCTTCGGCGACAAAAAGGGCGATTGGCATCGGGAACGGTGGGGGCATTACGCCATTTTGGACGCCATCGCCGCCAAAGACCCTGAGCGGGCGGAGACCGTGATGCGCCAACACATTCGCTTCGGCAAGGAAGATATCATCACCGCCATGCTGAAGGAAGGGCTTAAATAG